One part of the Sphingobacterium sp. LZ7M1 genome encodes these proteins:
- a CDS encoding MFS transporter has protein sequence MNTNKIWTRDFILSCLGCFFLFVNFYMLLSSMPLAIKQHMGGTARDMSLVVSVYLLGIVLLRPFSGVISDRIGSKKISVITLFLFVVCSFMYLGIHAIVPLLLVRMIHGVFHSLATTAHAAMAITMVPNSRKGEGVGYYGLAMSLSMVLGPALGLYILNSFGFEVLILVASIFSVISWLLTLFIKNPETVKHAVPAKVGKQKFSFSNFIEMKAVPVCISAMLFAFSYSSIISFMAVYTTELGMPIAAMYYFITFAISIMVTRPIIGKLLDSKGPSYLIIPSLIIFALGLMIMGSATSMFQILLSGVILGVAYGAIFPSFQTITIKLSPVDKAGSATATFFLFYDSGFGLGAFALAVVASYFGYAKMYMIVSGLILLTLLLYYLLYHRKQQTSIAN, from the coding sequence ATGAATACGAATAAAATTTGGACGAGGGATTTTATATTATCCTGTTTAGGCTGTTTCTTTCTTTTTGTAAACTTCTATATGCTGTTATCATCCATGCCATTGGCGATCAAGCAGCATATGGGCGGTACTGCTCGAGACATGAGTTTGGTTGTTTCCGTTTATCTGTTGGGGATTGTATTGTTACGTCCGTTTTCCGGGGTGATTTCAGATCGAATCGGATCTAAAAAGATTTCCGTTATTACCCTGTTTTTATTTGTGGTCTGTTCATTTATGTATCTTGGGATTCATGCCATAGTACCATTGCTGCTTGTTCGGATGATACACGGGGTTTTCCATTCGCTTGCCACAACGGCACATGCCGCCATGGCCATCACTATGGTTCCCAATAGCAGAAAGGGCGAGGGAGTTGGCTATTATGGCTTGGCGATGAGCCTCTCCATGGTGCTTGGGCCAGCTTTGGGACTGTATATCTTAAATTCATTTGGCTTCGAGGTCTTGATCCTTGTGGCGTCAATCTTCTCGGTCATAAGTTGGCTATTGACCTTGTTCATAAAAAATCCAGAAACAGTTAAACACGCAGTACCTGCCAAAGTTGGAAAGCAGAAATTCAGTTTTTCAAACTTTATTGAAATGAAGGCCGTCCCGGTCTGCATTTCAGCGATGTTGTTTGCTTTCTCATATTCCTCCATTATCTCCTTTATGGCGGTTTATACGACCGAGTTAGGCATGCCGATAGCGGCTATGTATTATTTTATCACCTTCGCTATCAGCATCATGGTAACCCGCCCCATCATAGGGAAGTTATTGGATTCCAAGGGACCTAGTTATTTGATCATACCTTCATTGATCATATTTGCCCTTGGCCTGATGATCATGGGATCAGCTACTTCCATGTTCCAGATCTTACTTTCCGGTGTGATTCTAGGGGTAGCTTACGGTGCGATATTCCCAAGTTTCCAGACCATCACCATCAAATTAAGTCCTGTGGACAAAGCCGGTTCGGCTACAGCAACCTTCTTTCTGTTTTATGACAGTGGATTTGGTTTGGGAGCCTTTGCTCTGGCCGTCGTGGCATCCTATTTTGGCTATGCAAAAATGTATATGATCGTAAGCGGGTTGATCCTCTTGACCTTGCTTTTATATTATCTATTATATCATCGAAAACAACAGACCTCAATAGCGAATTAA
- a CDS encoding DUF4870 domain-containing protein, with translation MSSKAQAVLSYLGILWLLAYFAGKNNRDQFSAYHLRQGLGLIISSFLFVIILSILMAIAPSIAFIFNLFSLLIFILMIVGILHAINNVEKPLPFIGEYFMDKFPFIENNKVN, from the coding sequence ATGAGTTCAAAAGCACAAGCAGTATTAAGTTATCTGGGAATCCTTTGGTTGCTGGCCTATTTTGCGGGGAAAAATAATAGGGATCAATTCAGCGCCTACCATTTGCGTCAAGGTCTGGGGTTAATCATCTCCTCCTTTTTGTTCGTGATCATTCTGTCCATATTAATGGCTATAGCTCCATCTATTGCCTTTATTTTCAACTTATTTAGTCTGCTAATTTTTATTTTGATGATTGTTGGCATTCTTCATGCTATTAATAATGTTGAGAAGCCTCTTCCATTTATAGGAGAATATTTTATGGATAAATTCCCTTTTATTGAAAACAACAAAGTAAATTGA
- a CDS encoding YCF48-related protein, with translation MKITLTIKWSYKAILISVLSCSFFSSCKAQVNENYISIDKVPELTEKENYSFDIPFQPSKIKNAANGTEADILYQNNDLSFSFFNDVLFLSPQKGLIVGGTNLSIRATTDAGKNWKGLDFSRFANAFHSIAKTKEHIFVLGESKYVFRTDQNLEKWEVFNSQSLYSSEASIAWYKLRFLNDSFGIVVGQRKDNGRPIMMSTKDAGNTWEAINLEGSVLKDYALVELSILDQKTWIILDDSIGITYITTDAGKTWQDITSNMQYNTDATLRSLWSVNPNELFAAGSRSFWRSTDLAKNWTRLDFPKPFNPIEIYNEGDYLTLTDITGLGQEIYVTSMASDNDDGRTAFAYKLDREDMTLKPLLRSDSSTFIGESHAIYALDKEHIYLLDRDKLYRVQDK, from the coding sequence ATGAAAATCACCCTAACTATCAAATGGAGCTATAAAGCGATCCTGATTTCGGTTCTTAGCTGTTCATTTTTTAGCTCCTGCAAAGCTCAGGTCAATGAAAATTACATTTCGATCGACAAAGTTCCCGAATTGACTGAAAAGGAAAACTATAGTTTCGATATTCCATTTCAGCCATCGAAGATAAAAAACGCTGCAAATGGGACGGAAGCCGATATCCTATATCAAAATAATGATCTCTCCTTTAGCTTTTTCAATGACGTATTGTTTCTCAGCCCCCAAAAAGGTCTGATTGTAGGTGGTACCAATCTCAGCATACGTGCTACAACCGATGCGGGGAAAAACTGGAAGGGCTTAGACTTTTCCAGGTTTGCAAATGCTTTCCATAGTATAGCCAAGACCAAAGAGCACATCTTTGTTTTAGGAGAAAGTAAATATGTATTCAGGACCGACCAGAATCTTGAAAAATGGGAGGTATTCAATTCCCAATCCTTATACTCCTCGGAGGCAAGCATTGCTTGGTATAAGCTCCGTTTCTTAAATGATAGTTTTGGAATAGTGGTAGGTCAAAGGAAAGACAACGGAAGACCTATCATGATGTCGACCAAAGATGCAGGGAACACCTGGGAAGCGATAAATTTGGAAGGGTCGGTTCTCAAGGATTATGCCTTGGTTGAACTATCTATCTTGGACCAAAAGACATGGATTATTTTGGATGATTCCATTGGGATAACCTATATCACTACTGATGCTGGTAAAACCTGGCAGGATATCACTTCCAATATGCAATACAATACGGATGCGACGCTGCGATCCTTATGGTCGGTCAATCCCAATGAATTGTTTGCAGCAGGTTCCAGATCCTTTTGGAGATCGACCGACTTGGCCAAAAACTGGACAAGACTGGATTTTCCAAAACCTTTCAACCCAATCGAGATCTATAACGAAGGCGATTATTTAACCCTTACCGATATCACCGGATTAGGTCAAGAAATCTATGTGACCAGCATGGCTTCCGATAATGACGATGGACGTACAGCCTTTGCCTATAAATTGGATCGAGAAGATATGACTTTGAAACCATTATTGCGTTCTGATAGTTCCACCTTTATCGGGGAATCACATGCCATTTATGCTTTAGATAAAGAGCATATTTATCTCTTGGACCGGGATAAACTATATCGGGTTCAGGATAAATAA
- a CDS encoding AraC family transcriptional regulator: protein MEKDFLKWVSTEDQQVLTFQMKPEHFDFHSHAKAQLTLLEGGLTYLHTREKAYFIPSYHYVWIPPHLEHKFSHQREQHVLVRNLYIPLSKKQLKPFHQEIGIFPAHPLIIESLKFCGTSVFNKGEEQHNFLHSMVQLLPQLSPMRFSLSLPTSNQHQLKPILSYISNMLHTDLRLEVVAKKFNLGVRSLSRLFEQHLHTSFLQFVKTARIIRSIELILARERSISEISYAVGYKSIASFSNTFLQTTGKRPTDFANDLLLK, encoded by the coding sequence ATGGAAAAGGATTTCTTAAAATGGGTAAGTACAGAGGATCAGCAGGTCTTGACCTTTCAGATGAAACCCGAACATTTCGATTTCCATTCTCACGCCAAAGCCCAGCTTACCCTTTTGGAGGGTGGTCTAACCTATTTGCATACAAGAGAAAAGGCTTATTTTATTCCTTCCTATCACTATGTATGGATACCTCCACATTTGGAGCACAAATTTAGCCATCAGCGTGAACAACATGTACTGGTCCGGAACCTTTATATCCCATTAAGTAAGAAACAGCTCAAACCTTTCCATCAGGAAATCGGGATTTTCCCAGCACATCCCTTGATTATTGAAAGCCTAAAATTCTGCGGAACTTCGGTTTTCAACAAAGGAGAGGAACAACACAACTTTCTTCATTCCATGGTTCAGCTACTTCCTCAATTGAGTCCCATGCGGTTCAGTTTATCCTTGCCAACATCCAATCAACATCAACTCAAGCCCATACTTTCCTATATCAGCAATATGCTCCATACCGATCTGCGATTGGAAGTCGTTGCGAAAAAATTCAATCTCGGTGTACGGAGCTTGAGCCGATTGTTTGAGCAGCATCTACATACCTCATTCTTGCAATTTGTCAAGACCGCCCGCATCATCCGTTCCATTGAATTAATCCTTGCCAGAGAAAGGAGCATCAGCGAAATAAGTTATGCCGTAGGCTATAAAAGCATCGCTTCCTTTTCCAACACCTTTCTCCAGACGACGGGCAAAAGACCTACAGATTTTGCAAATGATTTGTTACTGAAATAG
- a CDS encoding glycosyltransferase, giving the protein MGKRMLIIGLVWPEPTSSAAGWRMLQLIDLFNSQGFEITFASAASKSEHSFPLEAKAVAEVEIKLNDSSFDEFIKDLNPDFVLFDRFMIEEQYSWRVAQACPQAIRILDTEDLHFVRQARQEAYKKGLDFNADMLYSDLAKRELTAIYRSDLSLIISEYEMKLLQEEFAINPQILSYLPFQIQHQEQEQLGFEDREHFTFIGNFLHEPNWKTVQRIKEIWPSIRKQLPKAEVHIYGAYPSEKVWQLNQPKQGFRIMGRAEHAVDTLKKYRILLAPIPFGAGLKGKFIDGLFAGIPSISSKVGAEAMFNGHEWPGEIADETDEIVDKAVSLYKDQHAWESAANRSQQILESLIDPDWGKDFITALEKIQQAPDTHRRKNMIGQILWSNQFLSSKYLSQWIEEKNRK; this is encoded by the coding sequence ATGGGAAAAAGAATGCTTATCATCGGTTTGGTATGGCCTGAACCGACCTCCTCTGCGGCAGGTTGGCGAATGCTGCAACTCATCGATCTATTTAATTCCCAAGGATTTGAAATCACCTTTGCCTCAGCCGCCAGTAAATCTGAACATAGCTTCCCCTTAGAAGCCAAAGCTGTAGCTGAGGTTGAGATCAAACTGAACGACTCCTCCTTTGATGAATTTATCAAAGATCTAAATCCAGACTTTGTACTTTTCGACCGTTTCATGATCGAAGAGCAATATAGCTGGAGGGTGGCGCAGGCCTGTCCTCAGGCTATACGCATTTTGGACACCGAAGACCTGCATTTCGTTAGGCAAGCACGCCAAGAAGCCTATAAAAAAGGATTAGATTTCAACGCTGACATGCTCTATTCCGACCTGGCGAAACGGGAATTGACCGCCATTTACCGCTCGGATCTCAGTTTGATCATATCCGAATATGAAATGAAGCTCCTTCAGGAAGAGTTTGCCATCAATCCACAAATATTAAGCTATTTACCTTTCCAGATCCAACATCAAGAACAGGAACAATTAGGATTTGAGGATCGGGAACATTTTACCTTTATCGGCAATTTCCTCCATGAACCTAACTGGAAAACCGTACAACGCATCAAGGAAATCTGGCCTTCGATTCGAAAGCAATTACCTAAAGCAGAAGTGCATATCTATGGCGCCTATCCCAGCGAAAAGGTTTGGCAACTCAACCAGCCAAAGCAAGGCTTCCGTATTATGGGAAGGGCCGAGCATGCAGTAGATACCCTAAAAAAATACCGCATTTTATTGGCTCCAATACCTTTCGGCGCAGGACTGAAAGGCAAATTTATCGATGGCTTGTTCGCTGGGATTCCATCAATCAGTAGCAAGGTCGGCGCAGAAGCCATGTTTAACGGCCATGAATGGCCAGGTGAAATTGCAGATGAAACCGATGAAATTGTTGACAAAGCCGTCTCGCTGTATAAAGACCAGCATGCATGGGAAAGTGCAGCAAATAGATCACAGCAGATTTTAGAATCCTTGATCGATCCAGATTGGGGTAAAGACTTCATAACCGCCCTTGAAAAAATCCAACAAGCACCCGATACCCACCGTCGCAAAAACATGATAGGCCAAATTCTCTGGTCCAATCAATTCCTTTCCAGCAAATACCTATCCCAGTGGATTGAAGAAAAGAACAGGAAATAA
- a CDS encoding SusC/RagA family TonB-linked outer membrane protein, whose protein sequence is MMQILYRSLFLACALMLFCHQGRASATEKNHKLETNFKINPHHPSIDSLDIIGKITDSTGTAIEGVVVTEQGTTNSVLSNENGEYKIAANPNGMLVFLKSGFATQEVHVNNQKQLDVKMLVATPETEAAETEGTEQTDSSATQTDSTQVQTDSTQTAVATDSTAQTDAAVAAPTGQNVITGTVSGPSGPLPGITVKVVGTDLSASTDENGKFQIAADAKSRIRFSSVGYKTITQTVGNRKDIQVVMATETNTIESVQVVAVGYGTMKRATLPTAVSSIGANEIEDEVLPSVTQAIQGKAGGVQVTQKSGSPGGGISIRVRGTTSINASSDPLYVVDGIPVNSTTNFTGGSTFDFGGGTQGINVLSSINPSDVQSIEVLKDAASSSIYGSRAANGVVLITTKKGLAGQSQFTFNMYEGFSQVPKERYYDFMNTAQYQDYMKDYYRILQEQDPSKPIPDQIFANPGINTDWQNAIFRTSPTRNYELAASGGSDKTQYYTSVGYMKQGGVLLSSDFDRLSGRLNLNHQHSDKLRFATSINLTRATNHRVQEENSKEGSTKSGIFSPPNIPVYGENGNYYYDQVRLTRENPVAMLELPTNKAQTYRILANASAEYNIIPELLLKTSFGTDLSFIDETFFMPPTGLRSYASQGGIGASRSTRDQLWINETTLTFDKTMGDHYINALGGFSVQGSRLEFTHAQRTGFPNNDIPYVTAGGVITGANAYPEEWAIASGFARASYVYKDKYIVNANVRMDGSSRFGSDNRWAVFPSMAAAWRISEEDFLKDNSTFSDLKLRASWGITGNQNIGNYASRSLYSSGNNYMGQAGFIPNVLGDKGLKWETTRQWNVGVDAGFFNDRISLLADYYYKKTTDLLIGLPILTSSGFINRFTNSGDIENKGFEFELSSKNLVGEFKWSTSLNMTFNRNKVLALPEGLTEMRGGVGDLNRAVPGMPLGVFYGWKALGVNPETGMIDYLGKNGEAVAPTNYEDHVMIGDPNPQFFGGISNNFEYKNFDLSILGQFSYGNDIFNYNLASGLEGFNPSSNQFVDFVDRWREPGDITDVPRPAPGSLDNGAVSSRFVEDGSFFRIRNITLGYSLPNEIAERIKMKRLRFYVTVQNAYVFTKYRGYDPEVSSSHGGANTGLIYGYDYGSYPQPRIFTTGINLTF, encoded by the coding sequence ATGATGCAAATCCTTTACCGTTCGCTTTTCTTAGCATGTGCTCTCATGCTCTTTTGCCATCAAGGACGGGCAAGCGCCACAGAAAAGAATCACAAACTAGAAACAAACTTTAAAATCAATCCCCACCATCCTTCCATTGATTCCTTAGATATCATTGGTAAGATTACTGACTCCACTGGAACAGCCATTGAGGGCGTAGTGGTAACAGAGCAGGGGACAACAAACAGTGTGCTATCCAATGAAAATGGCGAATACAAAATCGCGGCCAACCCAAATGGGATGTTGGTCTTTTTAAAATCGGGATTTGCCACACAGGAAGTTCATGTCAACAACCAAAAACAGTTGGACGTGAAGATGCTGGTTGCAACTCCAGAAACGGAAGCTGCTGAAACAGAAGGCACAGAACAAACCGATAGTTCGGCAACCCAAACGGACAGTACCCAAGTACAGACCGACAGTACACAGACGGCAGTTGCGACAGACAGTACCGCACAGACCGATGCGGCTGTTGCAGCACCTACTGGTCAAAATGTGATCACAGGTACAGTTAGCGGCCCATCAGGCCCTCTTCCGGGAATTACCGTGAAAGTAGTCGGAACGGATCTAAGTGCCAGTACCGATGAAAATGGTAAATTCCAGATCGCTGCCGATGCAAAAAGTAGGATCCGTTTTTCGTCCGTAGGCTACAAGACCATTACCCAGACTGTGGGAAACCGAAAGGATATCCAAGTTGTGATGGCGACAGAAACCAATACGATTGAATCCGTTCAGGTGGTTGCTGTAGGTTATGGAACGATGAAAAGAGCAACCCTACCAACGGCGGTATCCAGTATCGGTGCCAATGAAATCGAAGATGAGGTATTGCCTAGTGTAACCCAGGCCATCCAAGGTAAAGCCGGTGGTGTACAGGTTACCCAAAAATCGGGTTCACCAGGTGGTGGTATCAGTATCCGTGTTCGTGGTACAACCTCCATCAATGCCAGTTCTGATCCACTATATGTGGTAGATGGAATCCCCGTGAACAGTACGACCAACTTTACAGGTGGTTCCACGTTTGATTTCGGTGGTGGTACCCAAGGGATCAATGTGCTGTCATCCATCAACCCTTCGGATGTTCAATCCATTGAGGTCCTGAAAGATGCGGCCTCTTCATCCATCTACGGTTCCAGAGCGGCTAATGGTGTGGTATTGATCACTACGAAAAAAGGACTTGCTGGACAGAGCCAGTTTACATTCAACATGTATGAAGGTTTCTCCCAAGTTCCGAAAGAAAGATATTATGACTTCATGAATACGGCACAGTACCAAGATTACATGAAAGACTATTATAGAATCTTGCAAGAGCAAGATCCGTCAAAGCCTATCCCTGATCAAATCTTTGCTAACCCAGGTATCAATACCGATTGGCAAAATGCAATTTTCAGGACTTCTCCAACCAGGAACTACGAGCTTGCAGCAAGTGGTGGAAGCGATAAGACACAATATTATACTTCGGTTGGTTACATGAAACAAGGCGGTGTATTGCTTTCTTCAGATTTTGACCGCTTAAGTGGGCGCTTGAACTTAAATCACCAACACAGTGACAAGTTAAGATTCGCGACCTCGATCAATTTGACCAGAGCGACAAACCATCGTGTACAGGAAGAGAATTCGAAAGAAGGATCGACCAAATCGGGGATCTTCTCTCCACCGAATATTCCGGTATATGGTGAGAATGGCAATTATTACTATGACCAAGTCAGGTTGACCAGGGAGAACCCAGTTGCCATGCTTGAATTGCCAACAAATAAGGCACAGACTTACCGCATCTTGGCAAATGCCAGTGCAGAATATAACATCATCCCTGAATTATTGTTGAAGACCAGTTTTGGTACAGATTTAAGCTTTATTGATGAGACTTTCTTTATGCCCCCAACTGGTTTGCGTTCATATGCCAGTCAGGGTGGTATAGGAGCAAGCAGAAGTACGCGTGACCAATTATGGATCAATGAGACGACCTTGACCTTTGACAAGACCATGGGAGACCATTATATCAATGCATTGGGAGGTTTCTCGGTTCAAGGTTCTCGTTTAGAATTTACCCATGCACAAAGGACCGGATTCCCGAACAATGATATCCCTTATGTAACTGCAGGGGGTGTGATCACCGGAGCCAATGCATATCCAGAAGAATGGGCCATTGCATCAGGTTTTGCAAGAGCATCTTATGTGTACAAAGACAAATATATTGTCAATGCGAATGTTCGTATGGACGGTTCATCACGCTTCGGTTCTGACAACCGTTGGGCAGTTTTCCCATCCATGGCTGCAGCTTGGAGGATTTCTGAGGAAGACTTCCTGAAAGACAACAGCACGTTCAGCGACTTGAAATTGAGAGCCAGCTGGGGTATCACCGGTAACCAGAACATCGGTAACTATGCCAGCCGTTCATTATACTCAAGCGGAAACAACTACATGGGCCAAGCCGGTTTTATTCCAAACGTACTTGGTGACAAGGGTTTGAAATGGGAAACCACAAGACAATGGAACGTGGGTGTAGATGCTGGTTTCTTCAATGATAGGATTTCCTTATTGGCAGATTACTACTACAAGAAGACCACGGATCTGTTGATCGGTCTACCGATCTTGACCAGTTCAGGATTTATCAACCGTTTCACCAACTCTGGAGATATTGAAAACAAAGGTTTCGAATTTGAATTAAGCAGCAAAAACTTAGTGGGCGAATTCAAATGGAGCACATCCCTGAACATGACTTTCAATAGAAATAAAGTTTTGGCTTTGCCAGAAGGACTGACTGAAATGCGCGGTGGTGTAGGTGATCTGAACAGAGCTGTTCCAGGAATGCCATTAGGTGTTTTCTATGGCTGGAAAGCTTTGGGTGTTAATCCAGAAACAGGTATGATCGATTACCTAGGCAAGAATGGTGAAGCAGTAGCACCTACAAATTATGAAGACCATGTGATGATCGGTGATCCGAATCCACAGTTCTTTGGTGGTATCAGCAATAACTTTGAGTACAAGAATTTTGACTTGAGCATTTTAGGTCAATTCTCTTATGGCAATGATATCTTCAACTACAACTTGGCATCGGGTCTAGAGGGCTTCAACCCGAGTTCTAACCAGTTTGTTGATTTTGTAGACAGATGGCGCGAACCGGGAGACATCACGGATGTTCCAAGACCAGCACCGGGAAGCTTAGACAATGGAGCGGTTTCCTCACGATTTGTAGAAGATGGCTCTTTCTTCAGGATCAGAAATATCACCTTAGGTTATTCCCTTCCTAACGAGATTGCGGAACGCATCAAGATGAAGAGATTACGTTTCTACGTAACGGTTCAGAATGCCTACGTATTTACCAAATACAGAGGATATGACCCAGAGGTTAGTTCTAGCCACGGCGGAGCAAACACAGGTTTAATTTACGGTTATGACTATGGAAGTTATCCACAACCAAGGATTTTCACAACAGGTATTAACTTAACTTTCTAA
- a CDS encoding sugar phosphate isomerase/epimerase, with amino-acid sequence MKTLKGPGIFLAQFIADEAPYNNLETISKWASSLGFKGVQIPTNEPNFFDVQKVAESKTYADEIKGKLKEQGVEITELSTHLQGQLVAVHPAYDKLFDGFAPEKYRNNPKARTEWAIDQLKLAAKASANLGLNAHATFSGALLWHMVYPWPQRPAGAVETGFKELAKRWLPILDEFDKNGVDVCYEIHPGEDLHDGVSYERFLEAANNHPRACLLYDPSHLLLQGMDYLSYIDHYHERIKMFHVKDAEFNPTGKQGVYGGYSGWVERAGRFRSLGDGQVDFKGIFSKLAAYDFDGWAVMEWECALKNSVDGATEGAEFIKNHIIKVTDKAFDDFAATGADENFNREILGI; translated from the coding sequence ATGAAAACATTAAAAGGACCGGGCATTTTCCTAGCCCAATTTATAGCCGATGAAGCACCGTACAATAATTTAGAAACCATTAGTAAATGGGCGAGCTCATTGGGTTTTAAAGGTGTACAGATCCCGACTAATGAACCAAACTTCTTTGATGTGCAGAAAGTTGCGGAAAGCAAAACCTATGCAGATGAAATCAAGGGAAAACTTAAAGAACAAGGGGTTGAGATTACAGAGTTATCTACCCACCTTCAAGGTCAATTAGTGGCGGTTCACCCTGCCTATGATAAACTTTTTGATGGATTCGCTCCTGAAAAATATAGAAATAACCCTAAGGCCAGAACCGAATGGGCTATCGACCAATTGAAGTTAGCGGCCAAAGCTTCAGCTAACCTGGGCCTTAATGCCCATGCGACATTCAGTGGAGCCTTGTTATGGCATATGGTCTATCCTTGGCCTCAACGTCCTGCCGGTGCAGTCGAAACAGGCTTCAAGGAATTAGCAAAAAGATGGCTTCCAATTTTGGATGAATTCGACAAAAATGGCGTGGATGTTTGTTACGAAATCCATCCCGGTGAAGACCTACATGATGGGGTAAGTTATGAGCGCTTTCTAGAAGCGGCAAACAATCACCCAAGAGCTTGCTTACTATACGATCCATCCCATCTATTATTACAGGGCATGGATTATTTAAGCTATATCGATCATTACCATGAGCGTATCAAGATGTTCCATGTTAAAGATGCGGAGTTTAACCCAACGGGTAAACAAGGTGTTTATGGCGGTTACTCAGGCTGGGTAGAACGCGCAGGAAGGTTCCGTTCATTAGGAGATGGACAGGTGGACTTCAAGGGAATCTTTAGTAAACTGGCTGCTTATGATTTTGATGGATGGGCAGTAATGGAATGGGAATGTGCCTTGAAAAATTCGGTTGATGGTGCAACAGAAGGTGCAGAATTTATCAAGAACCATATTATCAAAGTTACCGATAAAGCATTCGACGATTTCGCAGCAACTGGAGCTGATGAAAACTTCAATAGAGAAATATTAGGTATTTAA
- a CDS encoding RagB/SusD family nutrient uptake outer membrane protein, producing the protein MKNRILSICFVALTAVSLSSCNKFLDKDPLGQIAEDEFFNSETNANAAVIGAYRTMTSPFSYGQSTLVVPEFSAVHVRHSAVYPEYETFASHEIQAINPWTSNMWQALYATINAANNVIDEVPNMDGSMISEEKKKIFIGEAKFIRALNYFFLVRAFERVPLKLKATKEGDDIKTPQAKKEDTYAQIVKDLTEAIAALPKENPYTGDAGRGRASHWGAKALLAKVYLYQAAFTNDYKKAADLANEVITSGGFSLVSDFSTIWTTQNTNEAIFELQFDDQVTNPLAAVANDNPSVLFFAKDSTVLDLYEDADKRKAFTIKKGSNDNYFMGKFPNFSPSSQNVTVIRLAELYLIHAEAKARVDNSVSQAAYNSLKMVQDRAGVSKAIGSFGSLANFITAVQEEKERELMFEGETWFDFVRTKLAMKKYKTLTKEEFMVYPIPTAQISLGGGLTQNPGY; encoded by the coding sequence ATGAAAAATAGAATATTATCCATATGTTTCGTTGCATTGACAGCGGTTTCACTGAGTTCATGCAACAAGTTTTTAGACAAAGATCCTTTGGGACAGATTGCAGAAGATGAGTTTTTCAACTCGGAAACGAATGCAAATGCTGCCGTAATCGGTGCATATAGGACCATGACCAGTCCTTTTTCCTATGGTCAGTCCACCTTGGTCGTTCCTGAATTTTCAGCGGTGCATGTAAGGCATTCTGCGGTCTATCCAGAGTATGAGACCTTCGCCAGCCATGAAATCCAAGCTATCAATCCTTGGACTTCCAATATGTGGCAGGCCTTGTACGCAACGATCAATGCGGCAAACAACGTGATCGATGAAGTTCCCAACATGGACGGTTCCATGATCTCGGAAGAAAAGAAAAAGATCTTTATCGGAGAGGCAAAATTCATCAGAGCCTTAAATTACTTTTTCTTGGTCAGAGCTTTTGAAAGGGTTCCCCTAAAATTAAAAGCGACGAAAGAAGGTGATGATATAAAAACTCCTCAGGCAAAGAAAGAGGATACCTACGCACAGATCGTCAAGGACCTAACTGAGGCTATCGCTGCCTTACCGAAGGAAAACCCTTATACTGGCGATGCAGGTAGAGGAAGAGCCTCGCATTGGGGTGCAAAAGCCTTATTGGCCAAGGTATATCTATACCAAGCTGCCTTTACCAATGATTACAAGAAAGCCGCTGACTTGGCCAATGAAGTGATTACTTCGGGAGGTTTCAGTTTGGTGTCAGATTTCAGTACCATCTGGACAACCCAGAATACAAACGAAGCAATCTTTGAACTGCAATTTGATGATCAGGTGACCAATCCATTGGCAGCAGTAGCCAATGATAATCCATCGGTTTTGTTCTTTGCAAAGGATTCAACGGTACTGGACCTGTATGAAGATGCTGATAAGCGAAAAGCATTTACCATCAAAAAAGGAAGCAATGACAACTACTTCATGGGTAAGTTTCCAAACTTTTCGCCCTCAAGCCAAAATGTTACGGTCATCCGATTGGCAGAACTGTATCTAATCCATGCAGAAGCGAAGGCAAGGGTAGACAATAGCGTAAGCCAGGCTGCTTATAATTCATTAAAGATGGTCCAGGATCGTGCCGGAGTATCCAAAGCAATTGGTTCCTTTGGCAGCCTTGCAAATTTCATCACTGCTGTTCAGGAAGAAAAAGAACGCGAACTGATGTTTGAGGGTGAGACCTGGTTCGATTTTGTTCGGACAAAATTGGCGATGAAAAAGTACAAGACATTAACCAAGGAGGAGTTTATGGTCTATCCAATACCTACAGCCCAAATATCTTTAGGTGGAGGATTGACACAGAATCCAGGTTATTAG